The genomic segment GATCATTACCATCAGGTGCGTCCAGCCGAGCAGCACCGCGAACGCACCGATGTGGTTCTGCCAGGTGTACGTGCGCTTGGTGTAGATATACGAGATGACAAACACGCTCACGATGATGAACCACTCGGTGATGTTCTCCATCTGCGTGACGTAGCGCCGGATCGACGAGTAGCCGGTGATGCCGTACAGCTTCCGACAGATTTCGACGAACGTGattgccaccagcaccaaccactgCATCTCCATTACGAACGGATTCCGGCGCAGCATGTTGCCGAGGATCGACTGCTTCTGAcacagctcctgctcctggatCGTCTCCTCCATGTCCTTGCTGCCATTGTAGCAGTTGTGCGCGAGTGCCGTCAACACGTATAGTGTGAGGaaaaggatgaagatgaagcaaaACAGCAGTCGGGCGATGTAGTACTTCCGGATCTTGCCCCACTTGATGTAGATGAAGGCAGAACAGAGCGGATGCTGCAGGATCTCCTTCTGGCCCTCGTCCACCAGAGTGTTGAGGTAGCTGATCTCACGCGGATAGCAATGCTGCAGGATGGTCCGGAAGTCGAGCTCTAGCTCCACCTCCTTATCCGACGGGTTCTGCGAGTGCATCAGGGTCATCGCGTCGTCAAACTTCTTCGTGATCATCGCCAGCGACCCGGGCGTCTTGCGCGTGATCACATTCAGCGCCGTCGTACCCTTCTTCGTCTTGGCCGTCACGTCCGCATCGTAGAATAGCAGTATCTCGACACAGTGCGCCAGCCCGTCAAGTGCGGCCAGATGCAGCGGTGTAAATCCGAATACATCCTTCCGGTTCACATCCGCACCCCAGCAGATGAGCGCCTCGATGATGTGGAACGCCGACTCCGACCGCCCGATGGCCGTGTGCAGCGGTGTCCGCATATCGAAGTCCTCCTCATTCGGATCGGCACTGCCCAggcgcagcaacagctcgaCACACTCGAGGCTGGACGTGCGTGACGCCAGGTGAAGTGGCGTGAACCCGCGGTGGTTCTTCAGCCGCGCCTCGGCGCCcctctccagcagcaacgcgacacactcCGAGTTACCCTCGTCCGCCGCCAGGTGGAGCGCAGTCGATTCCTTCTCCCGGATGCCGATCCGGATGTTCGGATCGGCCCCCGGAGCCGCCAGCAACACCTGTAAACAAGCGACGTGTCCCAGGTCGGCCGCCAGATGGATCGCGTTCATGCCGCTCGGTTTGATCGAGTTCACCTCCATACCCTCGGCGATGAACAGCCGGACACAGTCGATCGAGTTCGCCCGGACGGCACAGTGCAGTAGCGACTCTTCGCCGTTCGGTCGGCGCGTCGTCAGATCCAACCGGGCACCCTTGTTGATGAGAAATAGGGCGGTGTGGTCGGAATTGCCGAACGCGGCACAGTGGAGCGGTGTGTATGCCTTCGGCTGCTGATTCACGTCGATTCCCTTGGACGCGAGGATGCTGGAACAGTTCAGGCAACCGCTGAACGCGCTCAAGTGCAGCGCGGTGAACCCGTTGGTGTCGTGGTAGGCCAGCTCCGCACCACAGTCCATCAGGGCCTCGAGTAGGTCCCAGCGCTTCACGAACGCCGCCCACAGGAAACTAATGTTTTTCTCCGCCTTGCTAGCACCCCCGAAGTAGTCCCGTACGTTCGTTGCCACCATATTGCCCTGTTCGATGCTGTCCAGCAGGTGAACCCGGCCGGACGACAGCCGGATCTGTTCGATCAGCGCGGTGCGGATCGACTCGTACGAGATCTCGATCGTCGCCTCGTTGCTCGGATACTCCTCGTAGCTGTCGAAGATGATCGGTGCACTCTCGGCCGGTGGTGACGGGCCGATCTTCATGTACTCGAAGTCCTCCGTCACCATCgcctcctggtcctggttcaTCCAGTGCACGTTCAGCTCCGGCGACACGGAGAACCTGTGCGTCGGGGAACAGTCGCAGAACGGGTCAGAGGTATGGCATATTTTTTATGGTTGATTAATAGGGTTTCGGAACTCACCTCGGTTTGATTGGGATCTGCGAGTTGCGGCGCTTCAGCGCTTTCGGCGTCAACTGCCGCTTCGGCTTGGACGAGCCCTCCTTGTACCCAAAGTTCTCCATTCTCACTCGCACAGCGTCTACTACAACGCTCCTGCCCCTGATCCTGCTCCTGCACAACCCGTTCTAGCGCCAGCACAGTATAACGCCCTCTTGGACGACGGCTGCACGACAAGTGATCGCGACCGGCCACACTCTCAGACACCTCCGAATCTCGATCGCTCTCAACCAGATTGTGTTGCGCCATCTTCGCCCGGAGCATCCCATAGAACTCCAatggtatgtgtgtgtgtgtgtgtgtgcgtgcgtgcgcgataCCTTCGGTCAAATTGCATCTGCGCGAGCGAGTGGCGTAGTATTcggataaataaataaagaccTTGATAAAGCGAACCTCCTCCACTCCCCGTTGGGGGATGAAACCAGTCCCGTGGACAACAGAGACCCGTGAGCTTGAGCAAACAGGAGCAACACGATAACGAGATCGTTACGAACAATTGTGATTGCGGCTGTTTAGAcccgtgctgctgcctgtgtgCTGTACTGCGGCGTTCCCTTCCCGGGGATTGGGAGGGGGCGTACTACGCCAACGCGCGAGCGTCGGTGTTTAGCTATGCCACTAAACTGTTGCCATGCTCCcggtgttcgctcgctctaaTGTAGACCgcctttgctttttttctcctcttcctcctcctccttctcatcgTCTGCGCGATTGTACCGTTGTTGACCGACGCATCGCTCAGAACCTTCAGAGGAACTGCGGGAATAAACTACAACCACGGCCGTTGTCCATGGACGTGTCCACGACGCATAACTCGCCCGCGTCCGGGCCCGGTATAGTAGACACGCGCATAAAAGACGGTGTAGACGCGTTCGGTTCATACCGTCTTGCGGCTAAATGATAACAAATACAGGCAACGCCTATCGAACTACTACCCCTACGATTGATGTCTGTGAAGCGTCCCGCTCGTTTTGCACTGACTAGACGCTTCACGTATGCCTAGTTTACCCGTAGCCTACCCCTGAACCGAGGCTTCATCACAACGAACGGCGAACACTGGACATCCAGagtacagcaacaacacccgCGATCCTGCGCATCCTAAACGGCGGGTTTTTTCCTAAAAAACCCAACGCTCGTTCAACATCACCAGCGACGCCAGTAAGAATAACAGCGACGATCCGGCCGAACCAGACCTGCGATCCTCCTACGGCccctgggaagcaaaacacctgtaaagctcccaggggctgagagcgagggaagcggGGCCATTGTATTTTGTACAATAAATACGGGCTCGTCCCGactgaacgagaaaaaaaagacctGCGATCCTGCGCTTCATAAACGGCGAGTTTTACCCAACTCAACGCacatccagcaccatcagcggcgTCGTACCCTCAGCGACGATCTCGGCTGAGCAACATCGACATCCTGCGATCCTTCaattgtgttcaaaataatagcagtggctggttcaaaagctaaaaagtaacataaaatgataattcatgcatcgattcgaaatctgtttgttgtgtatacaaaaaggaacaaaactaaacaagaatgcatagtttactttttaaaatcagccTATTACTAAgagcaattttaaaataactaaaaaagtagctgttcaaaaaaatagcagtgtttcaccattcctagTATTTCCActcgagaatatcaaatttgaaaagaaaaaaaggttccgtggtactgatattgttttttccacttcaatactTTGTAGAATAGCCTTTATTCTTGATTACAGAGGCGCATCGCTTAGGCATAGAGCTCCCACGTCTTTGACATCGAGGGACAGGGATCGCAGCCCACGATTTACTGaccaaaactcttccattttcatcggctttgcttccgaaacagcacatttgaCATCTACCCATAGATTCCCAATGGAATTGAGATCAAGAGACGGCGCTGGCCACTCCATaacctcgatgttcttcggctGAATCCACGCTTTTACGCGTTCACTAGTATATTtaggatcattatcctgttgaaataataatttcaatggaatttcttcttcagcataagAAAGCATGACCTAGACAAGGATTCTGGTGTATGCATGATGGTCTATGATGCCTGgtatacgataaaatggccaggcaatataggaggaaaaacatccccatactATTACATTGGCCTCCTCATGTTTCAATGTCCTTACCGTATTCCGTGGTTGAAATTCTGTGGCAAATGGACGTCTTACGTACTAACGACGGTATTTTGATCCAAGCAACACTATTTTGGATTTatcagatcacaaaacattgcgccATTTTTCGTCACCAGTTGacgtagatttttgaaaacttaagaCGATTAGCAACATGTTGATTCGtatccgtaagataccaactaaaaaaaatgttgattcgTCAACAAGGGTACTTTATGGGGACTTCGTGCGTACAGACAAGCTTCTATTAATCGTCCCCTGACTGTTACTGTGCTCGCAGACAAGTCCAATGCATCCCtaatcctgttggaagtgattgttggatctCTCCTGGACATGTTCACTATCTTTCAGCCAGTCTTCGGAGACTTGCATGGCTGCCGGCTCTAGTTTTTgcctccgctttccattttaaatcattgctgatcattttaGCACAGCACCCCAGTAATtcttaaccctcggttgggcacccgggtacccgggtacccatttcaagtttcaacgaaaaaatgaatgccttcccgtcaatatttttttacgaaactccggatccccaaagtacaactcatttcaagccgaattggcgttgaaattgttttgataactcatatttaaaagcaattatggcccgatgaaattaccacccgcccagtggcacccgggtacccgggtaccccacacgttggctatgcacatgtgctatgtttataaacacaaaactacactttttatcaacatttattcatgttgccgtgtttatcaattgttaattagaTAAAATAcaacattttgttgaaaaattcattacgtttgagcttttcaacgagcaataggagaaaaataatcaacatattttgaaaccttttatgtgcaatttaaattatttattatttctcaaactgattaaaaatggttcgtatagtgttattttcttaacatatgagtaaattatacagTAATATTCATCGAAAAGGTTTTagggcattttcgtagaccacagagatcaatatacatggtgcgttctgAAAGTGATGAgattggatttttcctgacgaaacggtttgagataaggtattgaattttctACGCCAACGTAGAGGTAGGATTTAGCTactcaacgcactttatttcattcggctatcacaaactgaaagaaaatgggccgatttttcgtgaaccatgtttttagttgatgtaacatcgtagaacgccccctttctatggaccactggtataGCCTGGATCATCGCAGACCTCTTTCCTGTCATAgaacacgcaaacagaaatgtatgaggacttgatgaattactggcaccaacggaatgtttttctgtaggtccggatgatccgccccagaccaatggcccatacaaaggggacattctacagggtgtaccataaaaaaatgagaaaatcttttattgaagtttaaagccattttttttaaattttctactgtttcaaagtatttcattcgctctatatttctttgtttatcaaaaacaaacaaaatgagtgggtttgtcggcctgttttctcaattaatttcacaaAGCgcttacgaattcgagaacaccttcggtaaaataggtgtccaacttagaagaccaggctttgatgataaacgatttcagcgaaccaaccgtgtatggtgttatggttcacaggtcttaggtcgaacaaacgcccatattgaatagcccaaccgatttaattcaggaccgcttggagggcataaatcattcgaccaaaaattcatgttttccttcaaccatgtttcagaccgttaagatgtatcgcaggggcctccatcttgctgaaactcaac from the Anopheles aquasalis chromosome X, idAnoAquaMG_Q_19, whole genome shotgun sequence genome contains:
- the LOC126570682 gene encoding transient receptor potential channel pyrexia codes for the protein MENFGYKEGSSKPKRQLTPKALKRRNSQIPIKPRFSVSPELNVHWMNQDQEAMVTEDFEYMKIGPSPPAESAPIIFDSYEEYPSNEATIEISYESIRTALIEQIRLSSGRVHLLDSIEQGNMVATNVRDYFGGASKAEKNISFLWAAFVKRWDLLEALMDCGAELAYHDTNGFTALHLSAFSGCLNCSSILASKGIDVNQQPKAYTPLHCAAFGNSDHTALFLINKGARLDLTTRRPNGEESLLHCAVRANSIDCVRLFIAEGMEVNSIKPSGMNAIHLAADLGHVACLQVLLAAPGADPNIRIGIREKESTALHLAADEGNSECVALLLERGAEARLKNHRGFTPLHLASRTSSLECVELLLRLGSADPNEEDFDMRTPLHTAIGRSESAFHIIEALICWGADVNRKDVFGFTPLHLAALDGLAHCVEILLFYDADVTAKTKKGTTALNVITRKTPGSLAMITKKFDDAMTLMHSQNPSDKEVELELDFRTILQHCYPREISYLNTLVDEGQKEILQHPLCSAFIYIKWGKIRKYYIARLLFCFIFILFLTLYVLTALAHNCYNGSKDMEETIQEQELCQKQSILGNMLRRNPFVMEMQWLVLVAITFVEICRKLYGITGYSSIRRYVTQMENITEWFIIVSVFVISYIYTKRTYTWQNHIGAFAVLLGWTHLMVMIGQLPVFGAYVAMYTKVQVEFAKLFIAYSCMLIGFTISFCVIFPSSSSFENPFMGFITVLVMMVGELDLELLINDPDGKDPPFMLELSAQITFVLFLLFVTVILMNLLVGIAVDDIQALKKTATLSKLVGQTKLISYIESALFNGWLPNWLRNLLHYTALVSPRAYRVILSVKPLNPEEKRLPRNIMMAAYEIAKEKELQSAAEETKGTVSATAGVETEATGAAAAGAGGVPPIEQAKKQQSVKPLTSDNSSSSDTTATGHTGTALSAMASKIDENTERMREVACELQELRIALQRNQQLIEEIAHQVTAGSPSGATIELAPKSATTPGPSVIETDVETVPEAPEH